The DNA sequence ACTTAGTCTGAATAATTAGCCACAAAGAACACGAAGAATTAGAAAGTTGAGGAATTATGCTCCATGAGAAAATTGGTGAACCTGGTTTGACTTATCTGTTCGTACTGAAGTCTTCTGAAATCATTTGGGTGACTTCGTGGACTTCGTTGCTCGTGAATAGATTTGGTTAGGAGCCCTAACGCAAGAATGGGGGAGACATGAATACTGGCACGGTCCTTGAATACGCCAACAACAATCTGAACCATTTCATTGATGAATTGAAAGAGTTTGTCAGAATCCCCAGCATCTCCAGTAGCGCCCACCACCGGCACGAGGTCAAAAGGTGTGCGGTATTCCTTCGCGACAGGATGAACGAGATGGGACTGACCCGTGCAGAGGTCATTGAGACTCCAGGTCATCCCATTGTGTATGGAGAATGGCTTAATGATCCCAGAAAACCAACGGTTCTCCTCTATGGACATTACGATGTTCAGCCGGTGGATCCTCTGGATATGTGGGAAACTCCCCCTTTTGAGCCAGATGTCCGGGATGGCAGGATGTACGGACGGGGAACCGTTGATGACAAAGGGCAGGTCTACGTTCATTTCAAGGCTGTCCAGTCGTGGCTGAATGCGGAAAAGACTCTTCCATTGAACGTGAAATTCATTATTGAAGGTGAAGAGGAAATAGGAAGTGAGAATCTGAGCTCCTTCTTGAAGAATCACAGGGAACTGTTGAAGGCTGACGTGGCAGTCATATCCGACACCCCCATGCACAAGAAGGGGATGCCCTCGATTTGTTACGGACTCCGGGGTATGGCCTATTTCCAGATTGACGTGCGGGGATCGAAACAAGATCTTCATTCAGGCTCTTTCGGTGGTGCAACGAAGAATCCCATTCAGGCTCTCTCCGAAATGCTGAACGATATGAAGGATGAGAAGGGGCGTATCCTGATCAGAGGGTTCTACGATGATGTGGTCGATGTTGCTCCCGATGAAAGGGAGGCCCTTGCGACCCTCCCCTTCGATGAAGAGGCCTACAGAAAGGAAATAGGGGTCCCCAGGCTGTTCGGTGAAACCGGTTACACCGTTCTGGAAAACATCTGGTGCCGACCGACGTTGGATGTGTGCGGCATATGGGGTGGCTTCACGGAAGAAGGGGTAAAAACAATCATCCCGGCCAGTGCCCATGCCAAGGTAAGCATGCGGTTGGTCCCTGACCAGGATCCGGAGAAAATTGGCGATCTCTTTGAAGCGCATGTGGCGTCCATGGCTCCGCCAGAAGTGGAAGTCTCCGTCACCCGAATGCATGGCGGGATGCCGTTTCTGGCAGATACCGCTCATCCCGCATTTGAAGCCGCGAGAAAGGCTCTGGAAAAAGGTTTTGGGGCACCCTCCGTATTCATTCGGGAAGGAGGGTCCATTCCCTTTTTGGACACTCTGGTCAAGGAGCTGAGAATCCCCTGCCTCCTTGTGGGGTTTGGCTTGCCTGAAGAAAATGCTCATGCGCCAAACGAATGGCTCGATCTGGAAAACTATGACAAGGGAATCTTGAGCAGTATACATCTTTACGAGGAACTCTCAAAAATCACTTCCCGGCAATGATGCACGAACGGTCCGTTCTCCCCCAGGATTTCCTGTCAAGAACAACCGGATGAGAGTACGGGTTCCACTTCTCGTTGTTTCTGTTGTTTCAGCGTTTTCCCCGCCTCCTGATTCTTCCGCAGTGGTTGCGAAGATTCAAATTGAAGGGAATCGCATTACTAAGGATTACGTGATAAGGCGGGAGATTCAGCATCCTGTGGGAGCTCCCTTTGACTCAACCATAGCGGCGGAAGATCGAAACAGGATCGATAATCTGGAGATTTTCAGCCAGGTCTCTTTTTCAAAGGTACCAAACGATGACCGGTCCGAAATGATCATTTATCACGTGGAGGAGGCGTGGCGGGTTTTTCCCGCTCCCGTGATCATATTCCAGGAAGAGAAAGGATGGTCTTTTGGTGGCGCCGTGATGATCAAGAATTTTCGGGGAAGGAACGAAGTACTTCAGGCAGCTGCAGCTACCGGTGGGGAAGCGTTCGGGACGATTCAATTCCAGAACCCCTGGATAACCGGCGACCATGTTTCACTGCAAGCCCACGCATATTTCACTTCGTATGAGCATCCTTTCCTGGGGTTCACCTACCGGGAGCGCGATGGAGAAGTAACCTTCGGGCGCTATTTCGGCTACGATTGGAAATTGTGGATAACGGGAA is a window from the Candidatus Neomarinimicrobiota bacterium genome containing:
- a CDS encoding dipeptidase; translated protein: MNTGTVLEYANNNLNHFIDELKEFVRIPSISSSAHHRHEVKRCAVFLRDRMNEMGLTRAEVIETPGHPIVYGEWLNDPRKPTVLLYGHYDVQPVDPLDMWETPPFEPDVRDGRMYGRGTVDDKGQVYVHFKAVQSWLNAEKTLPLNVKFIIEGEEEIGSENLSSFLKNHRELLKADVAVISDTPMHKKGMPSICYGLRGMAYFQIDVRGSKQDLHSGSFGGATKNPIQALSEMLNDMKDEKGRILIRGFYDDVVDVAPDEREALATLPFDEEAYRKEIGVPRLFGETGYTVLENIWCRPTLDVCGIWGGFTEEGVKTIIPASAHAKVSMRLVPDQDPEKIGDLFEAHVASMAPPEVEVSVTRMHGGMPFLADTAHPAFEAARKALEKGFGAPSVFIREGGSIPFLDTLVKELRIPCLLVGFGLPEENAHAPNEWLDLENYDKGILSSIHLYEELSKITSRQ